In Phlebotomus papatasi isolate M1 chromosome 1, Ppap_2.1, whole genome shotgun sequence, the following proteins share a genomic window:
- the LOC129809806 gene encoding structural maintenance of chromosomes protein 6 isoform X2: protein MPKRKNTDNSQGAGSSKKPLLNDDKDQNVGKNSATEDSCSGKILYIHLKNFMCHSNLRVELNKRCNVIVGNNGSGKSAILTSLIIGLGGKASTAHRSSNIKQLVKHGQSSCTIEICLANNGIDSFDRKRFGDRIVVSRKIASSGASTYKICNAKGEEISKDRHLLEKLLMYFNIQIDNPVCILHQDAARSFLKDCDPKKLFVFYMKATQLQDMLDKLNQCLALYRSNRTQYEMLMSKIQVDSKEVNEVRHKHKALSSVNNTKQLIAQLRKELLWIKYNDQRDLFAKTEAEYKGVLEMVQRLQEFLDSRASSVENMNRRIQMFQEQKRQKNEQVMKLIHEYNAFQSECDEQKDLEVGQKTTYEIQKKKRQRIEENIARVKEHLASDNFEEKVEKMKRENEQKMEKYSDDRNEILAVSSSLDRDLEDLEKILMQTDKSYDSCGQRKNYLESELGKVSRECRQIDLNAKDELAIYGSHMGVLLKEIETRYRKGEFSMMPLGPFGRYIKVQDTKWREIVEHIVGRYVTAFLCNSHRDHQLLVSIMKRIIPGGRLPSITVTPFEASVYNFASGRCEAPRGTVSLVDVIQVSDHNIMNTLINALHIESILLTEHMELAMRLTDGSNIPRNLRKIILAKPFQEYAVRPFRMYSMKLHPGRYIQANLRDVKETLQRQEKHLQEEYQKVLQKFKKLTMEKREQEARMAEKTEEKRNLENKLKHIEQKIREIQNIVYPSTIENDALKEEYETLKKNHEKALSLEKREKEKYAVIKKKLEELMEKREKMKAEEVELSKEIRKLNSDEDVENSKIASVEYNCKESETKLAQKQEIAEYLAKELEKLKNLMDSALVRAEKSGVRIETTRSEETVSALIKEGQASITQLEGLYGSLDALTDHLHLITDRLEKDKRVAGILDETLTMLKVTHYKRHQAVIRLKRHISSLMQHHFSKLLQLRGFKGDINVDYELKMLELKVIPRDNHISSATSNTQALSGGERSFTTVSFLLSLWACVNHPFFLLDEYDVFTDPVNRQYMTQLLIRETEKNPCVQYTFLTPQDMSSLEASSKLTIHKMADPQ from the exons ATGCCGAAGAGGAAAAACACTGACAATTCACAAGGTGCTGGAAGTTCCAAGAAGCCTTTGTTGAATGACGATAAG GATCAGAATGTGGGAAAGAATTCTGCGACTGAGGATTCGTGCAGTGGGAAAATTCTGTATATTCACTTGAAGAATTTCATGTGTCACTCAAATCTCCGGGTGGAGCTCAATAAGCGCTGCAATGTGATTGTGGGGAACAATGGAAGTGGTAAGAGTGCTATTTTGACTTCTTTGATTATTGGATTGGGCGGGAAGGCAAGTACTGCCCATCGAAGTTCGAATATTAAGCAATTGGTGAAGCATGGGCAATCTTCGTGTACCATTGAGATTTGCCTGGCAAACAATGGGATTGATTCGTTTGACCGGAAGAGATTTGGTGATAGGATTGTGGTGTCGCGAAAGATAGCATCGAGTGGTGCGTCAACTTATAAAATTTGCAATGCCAAAGGGGAGGAAATATCAAAAGATCGGCATTTGCTGGAGAAATTGCTGATGTATTTCAATATTCAGATTGACAATCCTGTTTGTATTTTGCATCAGGATGCTGCAAGGAGTTTTCTCAAGGATTGCGATCCGAAGAAACTCTTTGTTTTTTATATGAAAGCCACCCAGCTGCAGGATATGCTGGATAAGTTAAATCAGTGTTTAGCTCTGTATCGCAGCAATAGGACACAGTATGAGATGCTTATGTCGAAAATTCAAGTGGATAGCAAGGAAGTCAATGAAGTTCGGCATAAGCATAAGGCATTGTCATCGGTGAATAATACCAAACAATTGATTGCGCAACTCCGGAAGGAATTGCTGTGGATCAAGTACAATGATCAGAGGGATTTGTTTGCCAAGACGGAAGCTGAGTACAAGGGAGTATTGGAGATGGTACAGAGGCTGCAGGAATTCCTTGATAGTCGAGCATCGAGTGTGGAAAATATGAATCGGAGGATTCAGATGTTTCAGgagcagaaacgtcagaaaaACGAGCAAGTGATGAAGTTAATTCATGAGTACAATGCCTTCCAATCGGAATGCGATGAGCAGAAAGATCTGGAAGTTGGACAGAAGACAACGTATGAGATTCAGAAGAAGAAGCGTCAGAGGATTGAGGAGAATATTGCCAGGGTGAAGGAACACTTGGCCAGTGATAATTTTGAAGAGAAAGTGGAAAAGATGAAACGAGagaatgaacaaaaaatggaaaaatattctGATGATCGAAATGAAATTCTCGCAGTGTCATCATCGTTGGATCGGGATTTGGAGGATTTGGAGAAAATCCTGATGCAGACGGACAAATCGTATGATTCCTGTGGTCAGAGGAAGAACTATTTGGAGAGTGAATTGGGCAAGGTCAGTCGGGAATGTCGACAGATTGATCTCAATGCCAAGGATGAACTTGCAATTTATGGATCTCACATGGGAGTCCTCCTGAAGGAGATTGAGACACGCTACAGGAAAGGAGAATTCTCCATGATGCCCCTGGGTCCATTTGGGCGGTACATCAAAGTGCAAGATACAAAATGGCGAGAAATTGTTGAACACATTGTCGGACGCTACGTTACAGCCTTTCTCTGCAATTCCCATCGAGATCATCAGCTTCTCGTGAGTATTATGAAGAGAATCATTCCCGGTGGACGTCTACCATCAATCACAGTAACGCCCTTTGAGGCATCTGTCTACAATTTTGCTTCCGGACGATGTGAAGCACCCCGCGGAACAGTTTCCCTGGTCGATGTCATTCAAGTCAGTGATCACAATATCATGAATACCCTAATAAATGCCCTTCACATTGAGTCAATCCTCCTCACTGAGCATATGGAACTAGCTATGCGTCTAACAGATGGATCAAATATCCCAAGAAATCTCAGGAAAATCATCCTGGCCAAACCATTTCAAGAATATGCAGTAAGACCATTCCGAATGTACTCAATGAAACTCCATCCAGGCCGTTACATTCAAGCCAATCTCAGGGATGTCAAGGAAACTCTCCAGAGACAAGAAAAACATCTCCAGGAGGAATATCAAAAAGTCCTTCAGAAATTCAAGAAACTGACAATGGAAAAACGTGAACAGGAAGCCAGAATGGCAGAAAAAAcggaagaaaaaagaaatctagAGAATAAACTCAAGCACATTGAGCAGAAAATCCGTGAAATCCAGAACATTGTCTACCCCTCTACCATTGAAAATGATGCCCTGAAGGAGGAATATGAGACACTGAAGAAGAATCACGAGAAAGCTCTGTCCCTGGAGAAGCgtgaaaaggaaaaatatgCCGTGATAAAGAAGAAATTGGAGGAATTGATGGAGAAGAGGGAAAAGATGAAGGCTGAAGAAGTCGAACTTTCCAAGGAAATCCGTAAACTCAATTCAGATGAAGAtgttgaaaattccaaaatagccTCCGTGGAGTACAATTGCAAGGAGAGTGAGACAAAATTGGCTCAAAAGCAGGAAATTGCTGAGTATCTTGCCAAGGAattggaaaaattgaagaaCCTAATGGATTCAGCTTTGGTTCGAGCTGAAAAATCCGGTGTACGCATTGAGACAACACGATCAGAGGAAACAGTGTCGGCATTGATCAAAGAAGGCCAAGCCAGTATTACGCAACTGGAGGGATTGTATGGAAGTCTCGATGCTCTGACAGATCATCTGCATTTGATCACAGATCGCCTGGAGAAGGACAAACGTGTAGCGGGCATTCTCGATGAAACACTAACAATGCTCAAAGTCACTCATTACAAGCGTCATCAGGCAGTTATTCGGCTCAAACGTCACATTTCCAGCCTCATGCAGCATCATTTCAGTAAACTGCTTCAGTTGCGTGGCTTCAAGGGGGACATCAATGTGGACTATGAATTGAAAATGCTGGAACTGAAGGTTATCCCGAGGGATAATCATATTTCAAGTGCCACTTCGAATACTCAGGCTCTGTCTGGCGGAGAGAGATCCTTCACCACAGTTTCCTTCCTCCTGTCACTCTGGGCTTGTGTCAATCATCCCTTCTTCCTCCTCGATGAATACGATGTCTTCACGGATCCTGTCAATCGGCAGTACATGACGCAGTTGCTCATCAGAGAAACCGAAAAGAATCCCTGTGTACAGTACACATTCCTCACGCCGCAGGATATGTCATCCTTGGAGGCATCCTCAAAACTCACAATTCACAA AATGGCTGATCCTCAGTGA
- the LOC129809806 gene encoding structural maintenance of chromosomes protein 6 isoform X1: MPKRKNTDNSQGAGSSKKPLLNDDKENQDQNVGKNSATEDSCSGKILYIHLKNFMCHSNLRVELNKRCNVIVGNNGSGKSAILTSLIIGLGGKASTAHRSSNIKQLVKHGQSSCTIEICLANNGIDSFDRKRFGDRIVVSRKIASSGASTYKICNAKGEEISKDRHLLEKLLMYFNIQIDNPVCILHQDAARSFLKDCDPKKLFVFYMKATQLQDMLDKLNQCLALYRSNRTQYEMLMSKIQVDSKEVNEVRHKHKALSSVNNTKQLIAQLRKELLWIKYNDQRDLFAKTEAEYKGVLEMVQRLQEFLDSRASSVENMNRRIQMFQEQKRQKNEQVMKLIHEYNAFQSECDEQKDLEVGQKTTYEIQKKKRQRIEENIARVKEHLASDNFEEKVEKMKRENEQKMEKYSDDRNEILAVSSSLDRDLEDLEKILMQTDKSYDSCGQRKNYLESELGKVSRECRQIDLNAKDELAIYGSHMGVLLKEIETRYRKGEFSMMPLGPFGRYIKVQDTKWREIVEHIVGRYVTAFLCNSHRDHQLLVSIMKRIIPGGRLPSITVTPFEASVYNFASGRCEAPRGTVSLVDVIQVSDHNIMNTLINALHIESILLTEHMELAMRLTDGSNIPRNLRKIILAKPFQEYAVRPFRMYSMKLHPGRYIQANLRDVKETLQRQEKHLQEEYQKVLQKFKKLTMEKREQEARMAEKTEEKRNLENKLKHIEQKIREIQNIVYPSTIENDALKEEYETLKKNHEKALSLEKREKEKYAVIKKKLEELMEKREKMKAEEVELSKEIRKLNSDEDVENSKIASVEYNCKESETKLAQKQEIAEYLAKELEKLKNLMDSALVRAEKSGVRIETTRSEETVSALIKEGQASITQLEGLYGSLDALTDHLHLITDRLEKDKRVAGILDETLTMLKVTHYKRHQAVIRLKRHISSLMQHHFSKLLQLRGFKGDINVDYELKMLELKVIPRDNHISSATSNTQALSGGERSFTTVSFLLSLWACVNHPFFLLDEYDVFTDPVNRQYMTQLLIRETEKNPCVQYTFLTPQDMSSLEASSKLTIHKMADPQ; encoded by the exons ATGCCGAAGAGGAAAAACACTGACAATTCACAAGGTGCTGGAAGTTCCAAGAAGCCTTTGTTGAATGACGATAAG GAAAATCAGGATCAGAATGTGGGAAAGAATTCTGCGACTGAGGATTCGTGCAGTGGGAAAATTCTGTATATTCACTTGAAGAATTTCATGTGTCACTCAAATCTCCGGGTGGAGCTCAATAAGCGCTGCAATGTGATTGTGGGGAACAATGGAAGTGGTAAGAGTGCTATTTTGACTTCTTTGATTATTGGATTGGGCGGGAAGGCAAGTACTGCCCATCGAAGTTCGAATATTAAGCAATTGGTGAAGCATGGGCAATCTTCGTGTACCATTGAGATTTGCCTGGCAAACAATGGGATTGATTCGTTTGACCGGAAGAGATTTGGTGATAGGATTGTGGTGTCGCGAAAGATAGCATCGAGTGGTGCGTCAACTTATAAAATTTGCAATGCCAAAGGGGAGGAAATATCAAAAGATCGGCATTTGCTGGAGAAATTGCTGATGTATTTCAATATTCAGATTGACAATCCTGTTTGTATTTTGCATCAGGATGCTGCAAGGAGTTTTCTCAAGGATTGCGATCCGAAGAAACTCTTTGTTTTTTATATGAAAGCCACCCAGCTGCAGGATATGCTGGATAAGTTAAATCAGTGTTTAGCTCTGTATCGCAGCAATAGGACACAGTATGAGATGCTTATGTCGAAAATTCAAGTGGATAGCAAGGAAGTCAATGAAGTTCGGCATAAGCATAAGGCATTGTCATCGGTGAATAATACCAAACAATTGATTGCGCAACTCCGGAAGGAATTGCTGTGGATCAAGTACAATGATCAGAGGGATTTGTTTGCCAAGACGGAAGCTGAGTACAAGGGAGTATTGGAGATGGTACAGAGGCTGCAGGAATTCCTTGATAGTCGAGCATCGAGTGTGGAAAATATGAATCGGAGGATTCAGATGTTTCAGgagcagaaacgtcagaaaaACGAGCAAGTGATGAAGTTAATTCATGAGTACAATGCCTTCCAATCGGAATGCGATGAGCAGAAAGATCTGGAAGTTGGACAGAAGACAACGTATGAGATTCAGAAGAAGAAGCGTCAGAGGATTGAGGAGAATATTGCCAGGGTGAAGGAACACTTGGCCAGTGATAATTTTGAAGAGAAAGTGGAAAAGATGAAACGAGagaatgaacaaaaaatggaaaaatattctGATGATCGAAATGAAATTCTCGCAGTGTCATCATCGTTGGATCGGGATTTGGAGGATTTGGAGAAAATCCTGATGCAGACGGACAAATCGTATGATTCCTGTGGTCAGAGGAAGAACTATTTGGAGAGTGAATTGGGCAAGGTCAGTCGGGAATGTCGACAGATTGATCTCAATGCCAAGGATGAACTTGCAATTTATGGATCTCACATGGGAGTCCTCCTGAAGGAGATTGAGACACGCTACAGGAAAGGAGAATTCTCCATGATGCCCCTGGGTCCATTTGGGCGGTACATCAAAGTGCAAGATACAAAATGGCGAGAAATTGTTGAACACATTGTCGGACGCTACGTTACAGCCTTTCTCTGCAATTCCCATCGAGATCATCAGCTTCTCGTGAGTATTATGAAGAGAATCATTCCCGGTGGACGTCTACCATCAATCACAGTAACGCCCTTTGAGGCATCTGTCTACAATTTTGCTTCCGGACGATGTGAAGCACCCCGCGGAACAGTTTCCCTGGTCGATGTCATTCAAGTCAGTGATCACAATATCATGAATACCCTAATAAATGCCCTTCACATTGAGTCAATCCTCCTCACTGAGCATATGGAACTAGCTATGCGTCTAACAGATGGATCAAATATCCCAAGAAATCTCAGGAAAATCATCCTGGCCAAACCATTTCAAGAATATGCAGTAAGACCATTCCGAATGTACTCAATGAAACTCCATCCAGGCCGTTACATTCAAGCCAATCTCAGGGATGTCAAGGAAACTCTCCAGAGACAAGAAAAACATCTCCAGGAGGAATATCAAAAAGTCCTTCAGAAATTCAAGAAACTGACAATGGAAAAACGTGAACAGGAAGCCAGAATGGCAGAAAAAAcggaagaaaaaagaaatctagAGAATAAACTCAAGCACATTGAGCAGAAAATCCGTGAAATCCAGAACATTGTCTACCCCTCTACCATTGAAAATGATGCCCTGAAGGAGGAATATGAGACACTGAAGAAGAATCACGAGAAAGCTCTGTCCCTGGAGAAGCgtgaaaaggaaaaatatgCCGTGATAAAGAAGAAATTGGAGGAATTGATGGAGAAGAGGGAAAAGATGAAGGCTGAAGAAGTCGAACTTTCCAAGGAAATCCGTAAACTCAATTCAGATGAAGAtgttgaaaattccaaaatagccTCCGTGGAGTACAATTGCAAGGAGAGTGAGACAAAATTGGCTCAAAAGCAGGAAATTGCTGAGTATCTTGCCAAGGAattggaaaaattgaagaaCCTAATGGATTCAGCTTTGGTTCGAGCTGAAAAATCCGGTGTACGCATTGAGACAACACGATCAGAGGAAACAGTGTCGGCATTGATCAAAGAAGGCCAAGCCAGTATTACGCAACTGGAGGGATTGTATGGAAGTCTCGATGCTCTGACAGATCATCTGCATTTGATCACAGATCGCCTGGAGAAGGACAAACGTGTAGCGGGCATTCTCGATGAAACACTAACAATGCTCAAAGTCACTCATTACAAGCGTCATCAGGCAGTTATTCGGCTCAAACGTCACATTTCCAGCCTCATGCAGCATCATTTCAGTAAACTGCTTCAGTTGCGTGGCTTCAAGGGGGACATCAATGTGGACTATGAATTGAAAATGCTGGAACTGAAGGTTATCCCGAGGGATAATCATATTTCAAGTGCCACTTCGAATACTCAGGCTCTGTCTGGCGGAGAGAGATCCTTCACCACAGTTTCCTTCCTCCTGTCACTCTGGGCTTGTGTCAATCATCCCTTCTTCCTCCTCGATGAATACGATGTCTTCACGGATCCTGTCAATCGGCAGTACATGACGCAGTTGCTCATCAGAGAAACCGAAAAGAATCCCTGTGTACAGTACACATTCCTCACGCCGCAGGATATGTCATCCTTGGAGGCATCCTCAAAACTCACAATTCACAA AATGGCTGATCCTCAGTGA